The Thermoproteales archaeon region ATATTATTATGCCGTTTAAAAAAGAGGCTGCCATACTACTATTGATTTTTTGCATACTAACCGTTATAAATGTTCCTAGAGTATCCTCGAGCTTTGAAGTAGCTTACGTGCGAGGCGTAGTATACGATGCCGAGACTCATGAACCGTTAAAAGACGTGTTCATAGAATATTATATTGTAAGGCAGGACGATCAAGTTCACTGGGGCTGGTGCATTGACAACGCGACTACTGACGAGAAAGGATACTACGAAATAAGGCTTGACCAGATCGAGAAAGTAGTCGGAAGCGCCAAGAAATATACTTTAGATGAAATCTTGTCTAATGGTTTCTTGCTTGTTGCTTATAAAGAGGGTTATTTACGATGTTACTCTGCAATAGATCTTTTCAAGCCCCAATATCATTATTGGAGTCCAGACAAAAACGCTAAAGTAATAAACTTGTACATGTACAAGGATTTTCCATTAAAGCATTTAGAAAAGGGGAAGATAGAAGCTGTTTACCATTTTGAATATCAGAAGGAAGCAGCCCAACAGCTCTTAGATCACGCAGAATATTATTTGGAAATTTTAAAAGATAAACTTGGTGTGGAGCTGGAGAATGATCAAATCTTAATAAGATTCGAAATGGGTCCAAAGTTTAAGGGAAGTGGTTACGCTGCTTTTAATAAGGAAGAGCCTTGCGAGGTAGTGGTTAATTGGTTCCCCTGGATTACAGATCCTAAAAACGAAAACTTTTATCTACTTCTTGTGCACGAGCTTATTCATCTTTTCCAGCCAAGATATAACAGCAAGGGAGTCCCCGTAGATTTATCCAGTGGTTGGATTATAGAAGGACAGGCTACGGCAGTGTCTAAAGCTGTAATGTACGAGCTGGGAAAAGACGGTTATAGTTTTGAAGAACAAGCTACGAATCCTTATGTACTTTTTCCTAAAAGCTATGAGGAGTTTCAGGGAGCAGTTTCCAATGCTTACGATGTTTGGGCTAAAATGTTCTCGAAAATAGTGGTCGATTATGGTGGTGAAGATCCGTGGAGTTTTATAAGAAGATTTATGCAAATTTTAGACTGGTTTGTTGAAACGGAAGCTGTGGGTAAAGATTGGGAAGAAGAGTTTCAATTATCCGATTATGAAGTAATACTTGTCCTTTCCTATGCGGCTTGCCAAAATCTGACAGACTTTTTTATTCAAGTATTTAATTATCCGGCTGACAAGCTAAATACTCAAAGAAAAGCATATCTAAAATACTACGTCGCTAATACTTACTTGTGTCAGCTATCGCAAACAGATGAAGTATACGATGAATTTGTACTCCATCTGAACAAGGGAATAAAATACTTCATATACTCTCACTACTCTGAAGCTGAAAAAGAATTTGACGAAGCTCTAGAACTCGTAAACTGGGACGGGAGTTTTCCAAACCTCACCCTTATGAAATGTTTGCCGGTAAACTTTGTTATTATACATTTTAAAAACTTGTTCGCTGAAAATTTTGAGAAATACCTTATATTACTAGATGGAAAACCTGTTGGGGCAGGAAAACCTATCGAAGTTTCCGAGGGAAAACATAAAATAGAATTATTTTACAACCATGCAAAAATATACGAGGATTACTTCGAATCCACCCAGCCGAACCAGGTAGTTGTAATAAATATTCAAGAATATAAGCTGAAACTACGATTGCCTGGAGATGGACCTATCTGGAAAATAACAATATATATGGACAAAGTTCCTGTAGAAGCTATAGAAGCCAAATCTAAAACTGTTAAAATACCTTTACCAAAGGGAGATTACAAGATCATCGTGGAATCCAGTGGACAAACATGGACCTATGAAGTTTCGCTAACAAAGGATACAATAGTGGATTTTGGAGCAGCGAGAGAGGATAGGGGATACTTGATTTTCAATGTTAAGGATCAGTATGGAAGTCCTGTAGCTGTTAAGGTTATCGTAGACAGCCAAGAAGTAGAAGTTAATGGCATGGGCGGAATTAAGATACCTTACGGGGAATACGCGATAACCGTATTGTGGAATGCCGTTACCGTCCATAGGACAACGGTAACTGTTAATAGATCAAAAGTTATCGAGGATATAACTTTAGAATTCGCGAATTTGAAAGTAAAAACTTTGGAGAGCGATAGAGCTCCTATTCAAAAATGTAAAATTAGCATTTATTGGAGTGATAAGCTGACTGCATCAGGGTATACAAATAGTAATGGTGAAGCTGTTTTCTCTCTACCAAAGCAAAACTATAGAGTAGAAATTGACTGTCAGGGAGAGAAGAAAACATATAGCGTAAACTTGAGAGAAAATACTTTTCTAGAATATAAGCGCGAGAAAACAGGATATACAATCGATAAGGTATTGATAGTTGGCTTAATCGGCTTGGCAGTTTTAGCTTTATTGGTAATGCTTATAGTAGTAAAGAGAAAACTTCGATAAGTATTGACACAATATTTTTGATATGGTTAATAATCAACTTTAAATAGCTGGAAATGTTTTTAAGCTGTGTCTTACAGAGTAATAATTCTGATTTTAACTTTATTCATTGCCTTTTTACGCTTGTTTATTTCACGAGCTCAGCTAGTAAGGTTCGAGTAGAGTGTGAAAATTATCCTAATATTGTAACTATAAACTCGAGAATATGAGGTATATGCGGCTAGTAAGAAATCCCAGAGGCGGGCTAAAGTTATGCAATGAATATTTTCTGGTCATACCTCACAACGCTCTAGAACTAGTGGAAAATCATGATTACCTGAAAGCTATAGATGGCGTTGGAAAAGAGGATACGTGGTATTTAATCAATGAATCTCGACCCCTAGCTTTAATTCGGAAAGATTTAGATTACCTCAAAATAATTGCTGAAAACTGGAAAATAGTCTTAAATAGATTATCCTATCGAGCCTTGAAAAATTAGAAAATTCTTTAACAAAGCTCGAAAATACGGCTATGCTGCATACGTGGGTCCGCTTAATCTGGACAAGATAGGCTTCTATAAACCACCGTAATTTTCTTGGTATAATTAATCGTAAGTGGAGACGGTTATGGGTTTAATTTGTTAATAAAATGCTAGCGTTCCCTTTTTCTTGTTTTCTTTTTCTAAAGCCACTAGCGCATAGTAGCCCAATGAAAGAGTTAAAATTGTTAAAAATAACACGAGAATAATCTCAATTTTTACGTCGAATATGCATGGAGTGCCTAGAGTAGCGTGGCGAGCTAGGTCTATAGCATATGTTAAAGGTATGAGAAGCGAGACGTAGCTGAAAACTCCAAGATTTTCTATTGGATAGAATGCACCTGTAAGAAACACTAGAGCAATCTGTAGTAAATTTGTTAGTATAGCTGGCTCTTTAAACTTCAGCACTATAGCACCATACATAGATGAAAAGCCTATAGTGATAGCTGTTAACGTAGCTAAAGAATATATAGTTAAGAACGGATCGATAGGCTCCAAAGAAACGTGGAAAGTTGTGTAGAATATTATCGCCGTATAAACTGCAGTTATTAAAACGTTAATTAGCAAGGGTCCGGCTCTACCTATAAACAATATTATTCTATTAGCATTTGTCGAAAAAAGCAGTTCAAGAGTGCCTTCTATCTGTTCCTGTCTTATAGATAAGCCCACAATTTTCAAGCTAGTGTAGATCAGTATAAGATATATCCATCCCCAATAAAAGTTCTTGTAGAAAAATCCGACAGCTGCTTCATCAGGTATGAAGAGTATGGCTGGAAGCATGAAGAATAAAAGCCACATAGGTAGGGTTATCATATCAGAGAGAAACCATAGTGGATATCTAAAATATCTCTTAAATTCTTTCCATAAAGCAAGCTTTATCTCGTAAACCAGTTTTTTAATCCTAGTAAAGATATAATTCACCCGTTACCCTCCCCCTTCTTTCCACAACTTTAAATATAGCATAGCCAGCTATTGGATAAGTTAGACACATCAAGAGTAAATACCAAAACTCTGGAAAATGTAGAAGGATCTTCTGGTGCGTAGTCAAAATTTTCCTTATAAGTTCTATGGTGTGGCTAGTTGGTAGAAGTTGCGAGGCGGTTTTAAGCCATCCAGGCAATATCGCTATTGGATAAGCGACGCCCGACAATGCTGAAATAGCTGAATTTAAAGCGTTAACTAGAGATGTTACTTCTTTAAATTTTAAAGTTAAAGCGATTATAAAAAGCGCTATGCCAACTATTGGTAATATGCCAACAGCCAAGACGAGTAGCGAGCATAGATAATCCAATAGGCAAATTTCTTTCATTGTAATAAACAAAGGTAGCGTAGCTACCAAATAAACTCCGAAAGAAGCCATGGATAGCATGGTCGCGACCGCGAAGAAAACTGTGAACCTGCTTGATGGACTAGCAAGATTAAGCTCTAGAGTTCCGTTTCTAAGCTCGGCTTTCATAGTCATATGTGTCATGTTGAGGATGATAATTGAAATCATCATTATGCTTCCTCCTATGACGTTAAAGGATAGAAAATCTTCTACCCCAGTTTTAGCCTTAAAAATTAATAGGGCCTTAGGACCTGCAATCAGTTCACCTACTCCATAGAATATCCCAGCCATTATATATGGTAAGAAGACAAAGAATGCAAAAGCTAGGGGGTAACGGCTTAAAATTAGATACTCTTTCATTAGAACAGCTCTAAACTCTAGATATCTATGCTCTATCCATTTCATCTTCAAAAGCCCTCCCAGTCAATTTTATGAAAACATCTTCTAGACTAGGCTCGACTATACGCACATAATCTACTCCAACGCCAAAATCATAAAACGCTTCGAGAATTTCTCTGACAGCTTCACTACTTCCCTTACGTATTGTAATCCTAAACTTTTGCTTAATAGTCTCCTCGCCTGAAACAAAGACTTTATCTACAAAGTCATAAGATTCTAACTCGCGTACTAGCTCATGTGCGAACTTTGAAACCTCGACTTCAATAACTCTCTCTTCTCCAAGCATATTCTTTAAATCGCTTGGACTACCTATCGCTACTATTTTTCCCCTACTAATTAATGCGATATTATCACACAACATTTCAGCTTCGTGCATGTAATGCGTAGTGAGCATTACGGCTTTACCTTCTTTTTTCAATTCTAGTATGTCAGCTCTAATTGATCGAGCTGATTTAGGGTCTAAACCTAGAGTTGGCTCGTCCAGAAAGATAACTGGAGCATCATTTAATAATGCGCGAGCAAAGGCAAGCCTAGCTTTCATACCTAGGCTATAAGTTTCGACAAGTCGATCAGCCGCGTCTTTAAGATCAACTAAGTCTAATAGATAATTAATTCTTTTTTCGGCATAATCTTTAGGAATGTGGTATAATCCGGCAAAATATAACAAGTTTTCTCTACCAGTAAGCTTCCAGTAGAAGCCTCTTTCAACGCTTAAAGTAACACCGATATTTTCCCTAACTTTTTCTGGTTCTTTTACAACGCTAAAACCGTTTATGTAGGCGTCGCCTCTATCTGGCACTAAAAGAGTTACAAGCATTTTTATCGTGGTGGTTTTTCCAGCTCCGTTAGGACCAAGCAATCCGAAAATCTCGCCTTTTCCGATACTGAAGCTAACGCCATCAACAGCTTTTATTATCTTTTTTCTTCTGGAAAAAAGACTACCTAGCGAAACCTCAAAATATTTAGCTAGATTTTCTACCTCTACTATCTTCATGTTAGACAATTATTTTAATATTAAGAAATAAAAATCTCTTCTGGTAATATTCTAGCTTGGCAGGATTTCTCCAGTGTGTTATAATTATATCGATATTTTAAAATTTTTAGAATTAAATGAGATTTAAAAATTCATATCTTCAAAATGAGTTAGCTGTTTCATTTATTTATCTAAAGATATCACATAACTTTTATAATTAAAATTTATTTCAAATATTCAGATATTTTTAAATAATAGAAATTTATGCTTATGCAGTAAAAAGTAGAGGTTAAAATTTGGAAGTAAAATCTCTATAGTATTGCTGCTAAGTAGTTGGAGCGAATCTACGGTAACATGGGATACGCAATCAACCCATTTGATCTCGTCCGGCCCTTCATATTTTGAAGCTTTAAACCCAGATTCAGCCAGTAAAAAAGTAGATGAGACTGACTTTGTTAAAGATTGGTTTGAGGGAGTAAATCCGAACTATAGCTTCATGCTAATAGGTGATACCTAAATTGGAGTAGTCAATTTATGGGCGAAGGAGGCATCAGTGGAAGAGAATAGGACAAAGCTTGTAGTAACTTATAAAGTACCTTCAATAGATGTCGAAGAAACTCCTCTCTCTATATTAGTCTTATCCTATTTGAATAATCCTGTCAGTTAGCTATTATAATTAATTAAGATAAATTAAGGTTAAAAATGGAATTTCTAATATTTCAAAAGCAAAGATTTTTATCTTTTGAGTATAATTTTTTGGCGGTTGTTATAGATGCCTGTGTATATGGTAGCGCATTCGCATATCGACGCGGCTTGGCTATGGCGGTTAGAGGAAACTGTTGAAGTATGCAAAGATTCTTTCCTTAAAGTTTTAGATTTAATTGATAAACATGAAGCTGTAAAATACGTTCAAAGCAGCATTCTCTATTATAAGTGGATGCAATTAAAGCATCCAAAAGTATTCGAGAAAATAAAAAAGGCTATAAAAGATGGAAAATGGGAAGTTGTTCTACCATGGGTGGAATTTGATACGAACATCCCACTTGGAGAATCTCTTGTTAGACAATTCTTACATGCTAAAATTTACTGCAAGGATTTTCTAGGAGTAGAGCCTAAAGTTGTATGGCTTCCCGATACTTTCGGTTTTGCGTGGACCTTATCTAGCATCATGGCAGGATTTGGCTTAAAGTATTTTCTCACGCAAAAACTTAGGTGGAACGATGCTGTGCTCTATCCATTTCACTACTTTATCTGGGAAGGTCCTGATGGCTCGAAAATACTGGCTCATCAAATGGTGGGCGATTATGTAGGTTTTCCAAGCGAAGAAGCAATAGAGAAAGAGATTGAATTGATAAAGAATAGGCAGGGCTTAGACGTGATATATTTCATATATGGCTATGGAGATCATGGAGGAGGAATCGACGAGGAAATGGCTGAAGCCGTTGATCGACTCGCTTCAAAGGGAAAGGCTATACCGGCTCTTCCTAGCGAATTTTTTGAGAAAATTGAAGAAATTAAAGATTTGCCAGTTTGGAGAAATGAGCTCTATCTACAATATCACAGGGGATGCCTAGTCACGCAAGCAGAATTTAAGAGAAATCATAGGATTGCCGAAATTAAGCTTCTGGACGCTGAGAAGCTAGCTACGATAGCCGAATGGCTCGGAGGGAAGTATCCATTAAATGATTTGAGAAGTTTATGGGAGGAACTGCTTACTTTACAATTTCACGATATTATAGCCGGCTCTTCTATAGAAGAAGTCTATAAAGATGCCGGTAAGACATTAAGCGCGATTAACGCGAAAATAAGGGAGATAATAGATTTTTCTATACGAGCAATAGTTGAGAAAACGCCTATAGACGAGGATAAAATTTTTGTTTTTAACACGTTACCGTGGAGAAGAAACGCGATAATAGAATTAAGCGATAAGGAGATAATCGTCGCAGAAAGCTTGCCGCCTTTAGGTTATAAAATAGTTGAGAAAACTAGCGGTAGAGGAATTGATTTTAAAGAGTTAGACGATAGGATCATGCTAGGAAATGAGTTTTTCGAAGCAGTTATATCTAAAGAGACGGGGTCTGTTATAAGCTTTAAACGCGAAGGCTTTGAATATATAAACGCTAAAGAGGGAGGGGTTTATGTTCAAATTTTAAACGATACGCCTGTATGGGGTAGGAAAGCTCTAGAATCAGGTTATGACGCTATTCTGTTCGATGCATGGGAATTATTTCACCTCCAGCAGCCTAACGGAGTAGTAAAAACGTGCTTGTTGAAACCAGAATCTATTAAAGTAATCGCTGTGAAACCAAACTATGCGCGAGTTAAGGCGGTATACAAATACCGGCAGGAAGGTAGAGAAGACTCGTACTTCGACATAACTTATAGCGTATATTCTGGAATTCCATGGCTAGAGATGAAATTCGAGATTGATTGGCATGCAGCACATAGAATAGCGAAGCTCTACATACCTTTAAGCTACTACGCCGATAAGATGGTTTTTGACCAGCCCTATGGACTGATTGAAAGGAGAAATCCCGGTTCGCCCAATGCTACGCTATACGATAAGGCGAAATGGGAGGTTCCCGGACAAATGTGGGTATATGCTCCAGCGTTGGAAAATAGGGGCTTGGCAGTATTTGACGATGGAAAATATGGATACGATTTTGGAGGAAAATATTTGAGAATATCGCTGATTAGAGCTGCGAAATATCCACCGCCTTATGAGGGAGATGGCGATGGCGACTTTACGGACCAAGGAAGGCACGTGTTTAGAATAGGATTATACGGGAAGCCTGCAAAATCTTCGATGCTTGACGTTGTAAGAAGAGCATACGAGTTCAACTTTCCTCCAATAGTTAAAATGTCCATTGGAAAGGGATATGGGCAGCTTCCTAGCGAGTTTTCATTTGTGGAAGTGGATGGCAATGTGATACTCACGGTTTTGAAAAGGGGAGAGAAGGAAGGATATGTTCTAAGGCTTTACGAGGTAGAAGGTAAGGATCAAGAAGTAAAAATTAAACCTCATTTACCAATAAAGAAAGCGTATAAGGCAAAGTTAGATGAGGAAAAAATGGAGCAATTAAGTATTGAAAATGGATGGATAAAATTGAA contains the following coding sequences:
- a CDS encoding ATP-binding cassette domain-containing protein, whose amino-acid sequence is MKIVEVENLAKYFEVSLGSLFSRRKKIIKAVDGVSFSIGKGEIFGLLGPNGAGKTTTIKMLVTLLVPDRGDAYINGFSVVKEPEKVRENIGVTLSVERGFYWKLTGRENLLYFAGLYHIPKDYAEKRINYLLDLVDLKDAADRLVETYSLGMKARLAFARALLNDAPVIFLDEPTLGLDPKSARSIRADILELKKEGKAVMLTTHYMHEAEMLCDNIALISRGKIVAIGSPSDLKNMLGEERVIEVEVSKFAHELVRELESYDFVDKVFVSGEETIKQKFRITIRKGSSEAVREILEAFYDFGVGVDYVRIVEPSLEDVFIKLTGRAFEDEMDRA
- a CDS encoding ABC transporter permease, whose translation is MNYIFTRIKKLVYEIKLALWKEFKRYFRYPLWFLSDMITLPMWLLFFMLPAILFIPDEAAVGFFYKNFYWGWIYLILIYTSLKIVGLSIRQEQIEGTLELLFSTNANRIILFIGRAGPLLINVLITAVYTAIIFYTTFHVSLEPIDPFLTIYSLATLTAITIGFSSMYGAIVLKFKEPAILTNLLQIALVFLTGAFYPIENLGVFSYVSLLIPLTYAIDLARHATLGTPCIFDVKIEIILVLFLTILTLSLGYYALVALEKENKKKGTLAFY
- a CDS encoding DNRLRE domain-containing protein → MLLSSWSESTVTWDTQSTHLISSGPSYFEALNPDSASKKVDETDFVKDWFEGVNPNYSFMLIGDT
- a CDS encoding alpha-mannosidase; the encoded protein is MPVYMVAHSHIDAAWLWRLEETVEVCKDSFLKVLDLIDKHEAVKYVQSSILYYKWMQLKHPKVFEKIKKAIKDGKWEVVLPWVEFDTNIPLGESLVRQFLHAKIYCKDFLGVEPKVVWLPDTFGFAWTLSSIMAGFGLKYFLTQKLRWNDAVLYPFHYFIWEGPDGSKILAHQMVGDYVGFPSEEAIEKEIELIKNRQGLDVIYFIYGYGDHGGGIDEEMAEAVDRLASKGKAIPALPSEFFEKIEEIKDLPVWRNELYLQYHRGCLVTQAEFKRNHRIAEIKLLDAEKLATIAEWLGGKYPLNDLRSLWEELLTLQFHDIIAGSSIEEVYKDAGKTLSAINAKIREIIDFSIRAIVEKTPIDEDKIFVFNTLPWRRNAIIELSDKEIIVAESLPPLGYKIVEKTSGRGIDFKELDDRIMLGNEFFEAVISKETGSVISFKREGFEYINAKEGGVYVQILNDTPVWGRKALESGYDAILFDAWELFHLQQPNGVVKTCLLKPESIKVIAVKPNYARVKAVYKYRQEGREDSYFDITYSVYSGIPWLEMKFEIDWHAAHRIAKLYIPLSYYADKMVFDQPYGLIERRNPGSPNATLYDKAKWEVPGQMWVYAPALENRGLAVFDDGKYGYDFGGKYLRISLIRAAKYPPPYEGDGDGDFTDQGRHVFRIGLYGKPAKSSMLDVVRRAYEFNFPPIVKMSIGKGYGQLPSEFSFVEVDGNVILTVLKRGEKEGYVLRLYEVEGKDQEVKIKPHLPIKKAYKAKLDEEKMEQLSIENGWIKLKVKPHEIATIAML
- a CDS encoding ABC transporter permease, with protein sequence MKMKWIEHRYLEFRAVLMKEYLILSRYPLAFAFFVFLPYIMAGIFYGVGELIAGPKALLIFKAKTGVEDFLSFNVIGGSIMMISIIILNMTHMTMKAELRNGTLELNLASPSSRFTVFFAVATMLSMASFGVYLVATLPLFITMKEICLLDYLCSLLVLAVGILPIVGIALFIIALTLKFKEVTSLVNALNSAISALSGVAYPIAILPGWLKTASQLLPTSHTIELIRKILTTHQKILLHFPEFWYLLLMCLTYPIAGYAIFKVVERRGRVTGELYLY